A genomic stretch from Helianthus annuus cultivar XRQ/B chromosome 1, HanXRQr2.0-SUNRISE, whole genome shotgun sequence includes:
- the LOC118484924 gene encoding hepatoma-derived growth factor-related protein 2-like: MGVRPLRDDEESWYDQIKGNFMYPVDGAFASPPTTTEGVLRDLGIDPEEKKKKPLKKKKKTKVDSEVTSKGTGTSRATAAAVKGTLRLRQSDLDDFVIISDSLEGLSRTAKTKTGAGGSKSSGSAGSRNPDAGATPSVPEDDEAEEEEDAAAQLIGRKRGRSEATTGVASAATAVVIPLVGKTSNLRSLYKFSPEIKKKTPEKGVKFSEPGSKRPKITIKSSDTAAQDTAKAAEAQRKAEENQKREEERKKKIEEEKRRKDEEERKKKAEEEKAAEEAKKRALEKELEQKKAMDQPVNVQGPEVAKPTHSAHVETHDRSKITTSKGSGRYTSSGASSGGAGGYNPNVIGAKDTVGDIYYKTYTEEERGDAPHRAPWSLKQKDTFSEFGPCREWFLNSFTPAERPMLALPIIR, encoded by the exons ATGGGCGTGCGCCCATTGCGCGATGACGAGGAGAGCTGGTATGACCAGATCAAGGGCAACTTCATGTATCCGGTTGATGGTGCCTTTGCTTCGCCGCCAACCACGACTGAAG gtgtgttgcgcgacctggggattgacccagaagagaagaagaagaaacccctgaagaagaagaagaagacaaaGGTGGATTCTGAAGTGACCAGCAAGGGGACTGGCACTAGTCGCGCAACCGCTGCTGCTGttaaaggtactcttcgccttcgacAAAGTGACTTAGACGATTTTGTGATAATCAGTGACTCACTTGAAGGCTTATCGCGCACAGCTAAAACAAAAACTGGAGCGGGTGGCTCAAAAagctctgggagcgcgggttctcgtaaccctgatGCTGGCGCGACCCCATCTGTGCCTGAAGATGATGaggctgaagaagaagaagatgctgCTGCCCAGTTGATTGGCAGGAAAAGGGGTAGAAGTGAGGCCACGACTGGTGTGGCTTCCGCGGCTACTGCTGTTGTGATTCCCTTGGTTGGGAAAACGAGCAACCTGCGCTCGTTGTATAAGTTTTCTCCTG agatcaagaagaagacccctgagaagggtGTCAAGTTCAGTGAGCCAGGGTCGAAGAGGCCGAAGATTACCATCAAGTCTTCTGATACTGCTGCTCAGGACACTGCGAAGGCTGCCGAGGCGCAGCGAAAGGCAGAGGAGAATcagaagagagaagaagagaggaAAAAGAAAATTGAGGAGGAGAAGAGGAGgaaagatgaagaagagagaaagaagaagGCGGAGGAGGAGAAGGCAGCCGAAGAGGCGAAGAAGAGGGCCTTGGAAAAGGAGTTGGAACAGAAGAAGGCTATGGATCAGCCTGTCAATGTTCAGGGGCCTGAGGTCGCCAAACCTACCCACTCCGCGCATGTCGAGACCCATGATCGATCCAAGATCACTACTTCTAAGGGGTCGGGTCGGTATACCTCTAGCGGCGCGAGCTCTGGTGGAGCTGGGGGTTATAACCCAAACGTGATTGGGGCGAAGGACACTGTTGGTGACATATATTACAAAACTTATACCGAAGAAGAACGCGGTGACGCCCCTCACCGAGCTCCCTGGAGCTTGAAGCAAAAGGATACCTTTTCGGAATTCGGCCCTTGCCGCGAGTGGTTCTTGAACTCGTTCACCCCTGCAGAG AGGCCAATGCTCGCGCTGCCAATCATCAGATAG